Proteins encoded in a region of the Bdellovibrionales bacterium genome:
- the panB gene encoding 3-methyl-2-oxobutanoate hydroxymethyltransferase, with product MKSVLDFGKMKAAGDKISMVTCYDTWSAKILSQSPVHCLLVGDSAAMVMHGHETTIPIDVRTMCLHVEAVKRGAPKKFIVADMPFLAHRKGTKPTMDAVELLIKAGANAVKIEAQPGQEKIIKHIVDSGVPVMGHIGLTPQFYHQLGGFKAQGKDTSSALRLHALAQKLEEAGCFSLVLECVPEALGRKISHLLSIPTIGIGSGPHTDGQVLVLHDLLGAQKDFVPKFVRQFANIHDTILNAVTEYHESVTKNEFPSKELYQ from the coding sequence ATGAAGTCTGTCCTTGATTTTGGAAAAATGAAAGCCGCGGGAGATAAAATCTCTATGGTGACGTGTTACGACACCTGGTCGGCGAAAATTTTAAGTCAGTCGCCGGTGCATTGTCTTTTGGTGGGCGATAGCGCAGCGATGGTCATGCATGGTCACGAAACAACTATACCCATCGATGTGAGAACGATGTGCCTCCATGTCGAAGCCGTAAAACGAGGGGCGCCTAAAAAGTTTATCGTCGCCGACATGCCTTTTCTAGCCCACCGTAAGGGAACGAAACCGACGATGGACGCTGTTGAACTTTTAATCAAAGCTGGTGCCAACGCCGTAAAAATCGAAGCTCAACCGGGGCAAGAAAAAATTATTAAACATATCGTGGATTCCGGTGTGCCAGTGATGGGACATATCGGTTTAACGCCCCAGTTTTATCACCAACTGGGGGGCTTCAAAGCCCAGGGTAAAGACACGAGCTCAGCACTGCGTCTTCATGCTCTCGCCCAAAAGCTCGAGGAGGCCGGGTGCTTTTCTTTAGTGCTCGAGTGTGTGCCGGAAGCCTTAGGACGAAAGATTTCTCATCTGCTTTCTATTCCCACGATCGGCATCGGTTCTGGTCCTCATACAGATGGTCAAGTGCTGGTCCTTCATGATCTGTTAGGGGCGCAAAAAGATTTTGTGCCCAAGTTTGTACGACAGTTCGCAAATATTCACGATACGATTCTCAATGCGGTGACGGAGTATCATGAGTCGGTGACTAAAAACGAATTTCCCT
- a CDS encoding DUF2520 domain-containing protein has protein sequence MRQVPPNSYSYLIVGRGRMALNLSAYFKSLQIAYSQWHRDLGNETLKAFLEIHDRILLAIPDDAIEAFIQKYNLPKDKVIHFSGALVTPLAHKLHPLMTFTRRPLGIDQWKSVPFVGIQGEPTLKELIPQLQNPFWQISAEKSALYHSLCVLSGNGTSVLWQNAFESFEKNLGLPRSILHSYLKQICENLINEPTSSLTGPWVRNDQVTIQKNLAALEGQTLQDVYSTLKKSVLSGGSDEVCP, from the coding sequence ATGCGACAGGTACCTCCAAATTCATACTCTTATCTGATCGTCGGCCGTGGTCGAATGGCCCTTAATCTTTCGGCCTATTTTAAAAGTTTACAGATTGCTTATTCTCAGTGGCACCGAGATCTCGGAAATGAAACGCTCAAGGCTTTCCTAGAAATTCACGACCGCATTCTCCTGGCCATACCCGATGATGCGATCGAAGCGTTTATTCAGAAATATAATTTACCTAAAGACAAGGTCATCCATTTTTCGGGAGCCTTGGTGACTCCGTTGGCGCATAAACTCCACCCGTTAATGACTTTCACCCGTCGACCTTTGGGGATCGATCAGTGGAAATCGGTTCCTTTTGTGGGAATCCAAGGCGAGCCCACTCTTAAAGAATTGATTCCCCAGTTACAAAATCCATTTTGGCAAATATCGGCAGAGAAGTCCGCACTCTACCACTCCCTTTGCGTTTTGAGTGGCAACGGCACGTCGGTGCTCTGGCAAAATGCGTTTGAGTCTTTCGAGAAAAACTTAGGTTTACCTCGCTCTATTCTTCACAGTTACCTCAAACAAATCTGCGAGAATCTCATCAACGAGCCGACCTCCTCGCTGACGGGGCCATGGGTTCGCAATGACCAGGTGACGATTCAAAAAAATTTAGCGGCCCTCGAAGGCCAAACGCTACAAGACGTTTATTCGACTCTTAAAAAATCTGTTCTCTCTGGAGGTTCCGATGAAGTCTGTCCTTGA